A part of Methanohalobium evestigatum Z-7303 genomic DNA contains:
- a CDS encoding ABC transporter ATP-binding protein: MFADNVGSMDDVISVKNLSKSIGNHQVLKNICFSVKKGSTVAIYGPNGAGKTTLFKILSTLWTPTEGSVAINKFDVSTDSSNIRKSIGILSHETFLYNDLTAEENLRFYGQMYGIDNDILDKRIEYLLEKTGITYRATDRVSELSRGMKQRLSIARTLIHEPQVLFLDEPYTGLDQNAVNVFENILKELDSKKTTKLIVSHNIEQSFKLCDRAIILDKGKIVFDDLKKDISDVGSFKQTYKNLINS; the protein is encoded by the coding sequence ATGTTTGCGGATAATGTTGGCTCGATGGATGATGTTATATCTGTTAAAAATCTTTCCAAATCCATTGGCAACCATCAGGTATTAAAAAATATATGTTTTTCAGTAAAAAAAGGTTCAACAGTAGCCATATACGGACCCAATGGAGCCGGCAAAACAACACTTTTTAAGATATTATCAACATTGTGGACTCCAACAGAGGGAAGTGTAGCAATCAACAAATTTGATGTATCTACCGATTCATCAAACATCAGGAAATCTATAGGTATACTCTCACATGAAACTTTTCTGTACAATGACCTTACTGCAGAAGAGAACCTGCGTTTTTACGGACAGATGTATGGTATAGACAATGATATTCTGGATAAGAGGATAGAATACCTTCTGGAAAAAACAGGTATAACATACAGAGCAACTGACAGGGTAAGTGAATTATCAAGAGGTATGAAACAGCGTCTATCCATCGCAAGAACATTGATACACGAACCGCAAGTCCTTTTTCTGGATGAACCTTATACAGGACTTGACCAGAACGCTGTCAACGTATTTGAAAACATTTTAAAAGAACTTGATAGCAAAAAAACCACCAAATTAATTGTTTCGCATAATATTGAGCAGAGTTTTAAATTGTGTGACAGAGCCATAATTCTGGACAAAGGGAAAATTGTATTTGATGATTTAAAAAAAGACATATCCGATGTTGGCAGTTTTAAACAGACATACAAAAACCTGATAAACAGTTAA
- a CDS encoding molybdopterin-dependent oxidoreductase, with the protein MDYLLENDIILAYKINDVTLPPHRGFPLQVVAEGKYRYKWAKWIKRIEVVNHSYRGYWESRGYNNDADVGGPKFADFGLF; encoded by the coding sequence ATGGATTATTTGCTGGAAAACGACATAATCCTTGCTTATAAAATCAATGATGTAACTCTCCCACCACATCGAGGATTCCCACTTCAGGTAGTTGCAGAAGGGAAATACAGATATAAATGGGCTAAATGGATAAAAAGAATAGAAGTTGTTAACCATTCATATAGAGGATACTGGGAAAGCAGGGGTTACAACAACGATGCTGATGTAGGTGGACCAAAATTTGCCGATTTTGGTCTGTTTTAA
- a CDS encoding molybdopterin-dependent oxidoreductase, protein MVLTEQCLSEQGNFAIKGTQKIDKESYRLQIEGEVEEPANFTYKQITSYPSKSKVVQLFSVDGWRFTAKWTGVPIETLFNKVGANKNANTVIFYGVDGFSTYSKWIICWKTT, encoded by the coding sequence ATTGTCTTAACTGAACAGTGCCTTTCTGAACAGGGTAATTTTGCTATTAAAGGTACACAGAAAATCGATAAAGAATCTTACCGGCTGCAAATTGAGGGGGAAGTAGAAGAACCTGCAAATTTCACCTATAAACAAATCACTTCTTATCCCAGCAAGTCAAAAGTAGTTCAACTGTTTTCTGTAGATGGGTGGAGGTTCACTGCCAAATGGACAGGTGTACCAATTGAAACATTGTTTAATAAAGTAGGAGCTAATAAAAATGCAAATACTGTTATCTTTTATGGCGTAGATGGTTTTTCAACCTACTCAAAATGGATTATTTGCTGGAAAACGACATAA
- a CDS encoding RNA-guided endonuclease InsQ/TnpB family protein codes for MYLTQKNHVKADKQKYEVLKRITKLSKNLYNFTLYTTRQYYFDNSKYLNHESAYHLVKDNENYKMLPSQVAQQTMKVVDRNMKSFFRVLGERKRGNYNRPVKIPEYLPKDSKFVCIFPKDMFKINDGFIRLSMGREFYKNYGVRYLYFKLPENITGKHIKEVRIIPKYNGQWFEIEYVYRDNGEKVDLDYNKHLSIDLGVNNFATSVDTNGTAFIIEGRGLKSYNRWWNKVKSGLQSIYDKQGIKSGQKLNWLFEKRKNKINDFMNQSVNYIIKHCIDNNIGNIIIGELKNIKQNSNMGKKNNQTFQTIPFGKFKQKLRSKCEYYGIKCIEVDEAYTSKTDALALEPIEKHQKYMGKRVKRGLFQSSTGKLLNADVNGALNILRKVVGDSLTGITDSGCVNHPGRIRFFGNTCR; via the coding sequence ATGTATCTCACCCAGAAAAACCATGTTAAAGCGGATAAACAGAAGTATGAAGTCCTGAAAAGGATTACTAAATTGTCTAAAAACCTTTACAATTTTACTCTGTACACTACAAGACAATACTATTTTGACAATTCAAAATACCTCAATCATGAATCCGCTTATCATCTGGTAAAAGATAATGAGAATTACAAGATGCTGCCTTCACAGGTTGCACAGCAGACCATGAAAGTAGTAGACAGGAATATGAAATCGTTTTTCAGGGTTCTGGGCGAGAGAAAAAGAGGTAACTACAACCGACCAGTAAAGATACCTGAATACCTACCCAAAGACTCTAAATTTGTATGTATCTTCCCAAAAGATATGTTCAAAATCAACGATGGATTCATCAGATTGTCTATGGGTAGAGAATTTTACAAGAATTATGGTGTGAGATACCTGTACTTCAAGTTACCTGAAAACATAACCGGTAAACACATAAAAGAAGTAAGGATAATCCCGAAGTACAACGGACAGTGGTTTGAGATAGAGTATGTTTACAGAGATAATGGTGAAAAAGTCGATTTAGACTACAATAAACATCTATCTATTGATTTGGGAGTGAACAATTTTGCAACCAGTGTAGATACCAATGGGACTGCCTTCATCATAGAAGGCAGGGGTTTGAAATCTTATAACCGTTGGTGGAACAAAGTCAAAAGTGGGTTGCAGTCTATATATGATAAACAGGGTATTAAATCAGGTCAGAAACTGAACTGGTTGTTCGAGAAAAGGAAAAACAAGATTAACGATTTTATGAATCAGAGTGTTAACTATATCATAAAACACTGCATAGATAATAACATCGGCAACATCATAATCGGAGAATTGAAAAATATCAAACAAAACTCCAATATGGGTAAAAAAAATAACCAGACTTTTCAAACTATACCCTTTGGCAAATTCAAACAGAAACTTCGGTCTAAATGTGAGTACTACGGTATCAAGTGTATAGAAGTTGATGAGGCATATACCAGTAAAACCGATGCTCTTGCATTAGAACCCATTGAAAAACACCAAAAATACATGGGTAAAAGAGTCAAGAGGGGATTGTTCCAGTCTTCTACTGGTAAATTGCTCAATGCCGATGTTAATGGAGCATTGAACATATTAAGAAAAGTAGTCGGTGATTCCCTTACAGGGATAACCGATAGTGGGTGTGTGAACCATCCAGGAAGGATAAGGTTTTTCGGCAACACATGTCGGTAA
- a CDS encoding molybdopterin dinucleotide binding domain-containing protein yields MDFGKFLETPEYDIKIITYRDIFQSEALESSLFGDEYKDLSAIIKLDSNDMEKMGIKSGNTVYLKNKYGSVVVKAVESDSENPHRGYAYMPNSPWSNALVSDETGNTGVPNYKLIGASLSDAEGEDIADIEKLEVVNV; encoded by the coding sequence ATGGATTTTGGGAAATTTTTGGAAACCCCTGAATACGACATTAAAATCATCACCTACAGAGATATATTCCAGAGTGAAGCTCTTGAAAGTTCGCTTTTTGGTGATGAATATAAGGATTTGTCAGCTATCATTAAATTAGACAGTAATGATATGGAAAAAATGGGTATAAAAAGTGGAAATACAGTATATTTGAAAAACAAATACGGTAGTGTAGTTGTAAAAGCTGTAGAATCCGATTCTGAGAATCCACACAGGGGCTATGCATATATGCCAAATAGTCCATGGTCTAATGCACTTGTTTCTGATGAGACCGGAAATACCGGTGTTCCAAATTATAAATTGATTGGTGCATCACTATCAGACGCAGAAGGGGAGGATATAGCAGATATAGAAAAGCTGGAAGTGGTAAATGTCTGA
- a CDS encoding formylmethanofuran dehydrogenase subunit B gives MEDEDKYNVCTACSILCDDIEIETENNSITGVYTACRKGVSRIQTCNEPMPCTLDGKETDVDTTISETANILKKSENPLIFGLGNSTEGAQKKAIELAKQLNANLDDTSSFCQGPVVEAILNGEINYTCTLDDVRNNADVIVYWGADPANSHPRHLSKYTYFPRGKNRQKGYDEDRTAIAIDVRESSTAEICGNNSYLIPPQKDEELIDALIDALSGKVPKVSFEMNKKRILELANILKKAKYGVIFAGLGLVYSLDNLEPIKRLMDKLNEVSNFYFNPMIGHYNMRGFNQNLFNETGYINRVKFEDSEVKHGYKYSVVELLKNKSVDSALIIGSDPMCSLPGSIARNLNEIPIITIDPCETLTSRKSRINIPSALSGVECGGSAIRMDGVRVNFEPMIETSKISDEEILRRVMEEL, from the coding sequence TTGGAAGATGAAGATAAATACAATGTTTGTACTGCATGTTCAATTCTTTGTGATGATATCGAAATAGAAACAGAAAACAATAGTATAACCGGTGTGTATACCGCGTGCAGGAAAGGAGTTTCACGAATCCAAACATGTAATGAGCCGATGCCGTGTACACTGGACGGAAAAGAGACTGATGTTGATACTACTATAAGTGAAACTGCAAATATACTTAAAAAATCTGAAAATCCATTGATTTTTGGGCTTGGAAATTCCACAGAAGGAGCACAGAAAAAAGCAATTGAACTTGCAAAACAATTAAACGCTAACCTTGATGACACTTCATCCTTCTGTCAGGGACCTGTTGTAGAGGCAATTTTAAACGGTGAAATTAACTATACCTGTACACTTGACGATGTCCGAAACAACGCTGATGTCATCGTTTATTGGGGTGCAGACCCAGCAAACTCACATCCGCGCCATCTGTCCAAATATACATATTTCCCGCGTGGCAAAAACCGTCAAAAAGGTTATGATGAAGACCGAACCGCGATAGCAATAGATGTCAGGGAATCATCTACTGCAGAAATATGCGGTAATAATTCCTATCTAATACCTCCGCAAAAAGATGAAGAATTAATTGATGCGCTTATAGATGCTCTTTCGGGTAAAGTTCCGAAAGTATCCTTTGAAATGAATAAAAAACGAATACTTGAACTTGCCAATATACTTAAAAAAGCAAAATATGGGGTTATTTTTGCAGGTCTTGGCCTTGTTTATTCTCTGGATAATCTTGAACCTATAAAACGGTTGATGGATAAATTAAACGAAGTGTCCAATTTTTATTTTAACCCGATGATAGGGCATTATAACATGAGGGGGTTCAACCAGAACCTGTTTAATGAAACCGGGTATATAAACCGGGTCAAATTCGAAGATTCAGAAGTTAAACATGGGTATAAGTATTCTGTTGTGGAGCTTTTAAAGAATAAAAGTGTTGATTCTGCCCTTATAATAGGTTCTGACCCAATGTGCAGTTTACCTGGCTCAATAGCCAGAAACCTTAACGAAATACCGATAATTACAATCGACCCGTGTGAAACCCTGACATCCAGAAAATCCAGAATCAATATACCATCCGCATTAAGTGGTGTGGAATGTGGTGGAAGTGCGATACGTATGGACGGTGTAAGAGTGAATTTTGAACCAATGATTGAAACCTCCAAAATCTCTGATGAAGAGATACTTAGAAGGGTTATGGAGGAACTCTGA
- a CDS encoding (Fe-S)-binding protein, whose translation MANAMEIYQLLPKTNCKKCGKSTCMAFATALLSGELRLDDCPEILEDKYKQNYEKLSELVAPIENASETGMIIHEEKCTGCGNCVVACPVNVAEDPEGTGIGLAPKNDRVILKVVNGVVQKGNIHNCRRFGENKILCNACIETCPTKAIEFV comes from the coding sequence ATGGCAAACGCAATGGAAATATATCAATTACTACCCAAAACCAACTGCAAAAAATGTGGAAAATCAACCTGCATGGCATTTGCCACTGCACTGCTTTCCGGTGAACTCAGACTTGATGATTGTCCAGAAATACTGGAGGATAAATATAAACAAAATTATGAAAAGTTATCAGAACTTGTAGCACCAATAGAAAATGCCTCAGAAACAGGAATGATAATCCATGAGGAAAAATGTACAGGGTGTGGAAATTGTGTTGTAGCCTGTCCAGTTAATGTTGCTGAAGACCCAGAAGGTACCGGTATTGGGCTGGCTCCTAAAAACGACAGAGTTATACTAAAAGTTGTAAATGGTGTAGTTCAAAAAGGCAATATCCACAATTGCAGGCGTTTTGGTGAAAACAAAATACTATGCAATGCATGTATAGAAACATGCCCCACAAAAGCAATAGAATTTGTATAA
- a CDS encoding ferredoxin-thioredoxin reductase catalytic domain-containing protein gives MDEDEKIKKVKKQMYRWTYRYASRVGYKLNPDDEMLDLVLEGLAKNKIKHGRRYCPCRIITGDEEQDKKVICPCVYHKDEIDNDGMCHCALFFYDGSE, from the coding sequence ATGGACGAAGATGAAAAAATAAAAAAGGTTAAAAAACAGATGTACAGATGGACTTACAGATATGCTAGCAGAGTAGGGTATAAATTAAATCCAGATGATGAAATGCTGGATCTTGTTCTTGAAGGACTTGCCAAAAACAAAATTAAACATGGTAGACGTTACTGTCCATGTAGGATTATTACCGGTGATGAAGAACAGGATAAAAAAGTAATCTGTCCCTGTGTTTATCATAAAGATGAAATTGATAACGATGGGATGTGTCATTGTGCGCTATTTTTTTATGACGGATCTGAATAA
- a CDS encoding universal stress protein, with the protein MAEIACSDIYKKILIATDGSENSKKAVQSGIELASCTGADVYAVYVVSTRSRFGGIPQRGGDWIQTIKSDLEEEGKKALDDAKKDAEEKGVNIETAIIEGHPANEIIDYADKNGADLIVIGTLGKTGVNKFLLGSVAQNVVAHANSKVLVVRD; encoded by the coding sequence ATGGCAGAAATTGCATGTAGTGATATCTACAAGAAAATCTTAATTGCAACAGATGGATCCGAAAATTCCAAAAAAGCTGTCCAATCAGGAATAGAACTTGCATCCTGTACAGGTGCAGATGTATACGCTGTGTATGTTGTATCAACACGCAGCCGTTTTGGAGGAATTCCTCAAAGGGGTGGTGACTGGATACAAACCATAAAATCAGACTTGGAAGAAGAAGGTAAAAAAGCATTAGACGATGCGAAAAAAGACGCCGAAGAAAAAGGGGTAAATATAGAAACAGCTATAATTGAGGGTCATCCTGCTAATGAAATAATAGATTATGCAGATAAGAATGGAGCCGACCTGATAGTTATAGGAACACTTGGTAAAACAGGCGTTAACAAATTCTTGCTTGGAAGTGTGGCACAAAATGTTGTGGCACATGCAAATTCCAAAGTGCTTGTTGTTAGAGATTGA
- a CDS encoding APC family permease, protein MAENEEHELVRAIDWKQGLAIALGVPLLVLPSIGYFAGYLWAFAIMVWALSVIQGFFQNFAYGELAVMFPKASGLPGFAQNVFAGKGGKFDRGKLIGGFSAWGYWFAWNPVMAIMAILIGTYLHQMLPDIGISQYVLSIIAGIVMYGALLLINSRGLSSGALVGMILAILSLAPLVIISAAPFATGDFQLANITGSWLPTDWTWDLHHILILLGIFAMAEWSACAWETAAVYGPEYNKPNSDLPKAVFVCGFVCLIIFVLVQTAVTGTLGIERLLEVPFSPLLPVSQAAFGQVGSYIAIFVLIFAMVLITQTAFLGSSRAMHSMAKEGNLPPILGKVNSAGTPINAMILTALFNLVLIGLQNPAAVLAASAIGYSVANGISLFSYVKAKTDPELSQLERPFKAPAGWKYVALIFGILNIPLFLIGLIYLNSLEVGWTSTYIGIGVLAAYIPIWYYTQHKSYKEAEAASTMSA, encoded by the coding sequence ATGGCAGAAAACGAAGAACATGAATTAGTAAGAGCCATTGATTGGAAACAGGGACTTGCAATAGCGCTTGGTGTTCCACTGCTTGTACTTCCATCAATCGGTTATTTTGCTGGTTATCTATGGGCTTTTGCAATAATGGTATGGGCTCTATCAGTTATCCAGGGTTTCTTCCAGAACTTTGCCTATGGAGAACTTGCAGTAATGTTTCCAAAAGCTTCTGGATTACCTGGATTTGCACAGAATGTTTTTGCAGGAAAAGGAGGAAAATTCGACAGAGGTAAATTGATAGGAGGTTTCAGTGCATGGGGATACTGGTTTGCATGGAACCCTGTTATGGCAATTATGGCAATTCTTATCGGTACATATCTGCATCAGATGTTACCTGATATAGGTATTTCACAGTATGTACTGTCAATTATAGCAGGAATAGTAATGTACGGTGCACTACTGTTAATTAATTCACGCGGTCTTTCAAGTGGTGCACTGGTTGGAATGATACTGGCTATCCTTTCCCTGGCACCTCTTGTAATTATATCGGCTGCGCCGTTTGCGACTGGTGATTTTCAGCTTGCAAATATAACAGGCTCATGGCTGCCGACTGATTGGACATGGGATTTGCACCATATATTGATATTATTAGGTATCTTTGCAATGGCAGAGTGGAGTGCTTGTGCCTGGGAGACTGCTGCTGTATATGGTCCTGAATACAACAAACCTAATTCAGATCTTCCAAAAGCAGTATTTGTCTGTGGATTTGTATGTCTGATTATATTTGTACTTGTACAGACAGCAGTCACCGGTACACTGGGTATAGAAAGACTTCTTGAAGTCCCGTTCTCACCACTGCTACCGGTTTCCCAAGCAGCCTTTGGTCAGGTGGGTTCATATATTGCAATATTTGTACTGATATTTGCAATGGTTCTGATAACCCAAACAGCATTCCTTGGATCTTCAAGAGCAATGCACTCAATGGCAAAAGAAGGCAATCTGCCACCAATACTTGGTAAAGTTAATTCAGCAGGTACACCTATCAATGCAATGATTCTTACTGCACTGTTTAATTTGGTGCTTATAGGTTTGCAAAATCCAGCGGCTGTACTGGCTGCATCTGCAATCGGATATTCTGTAGCAAATGGAATAAGTTTGTTCTCTTATGTTAAGGCTAAAACCGACCCGGAATTGTCACAACTTGAGAGACCGTTTAAAGCACCAGCAGGCTGGAAATATGTAGCACTGATATTTGGTATACTCAATATACCGCTTTTCCTTATAGGTTTGATTTATCTTAACAGCCTTGAAGTTGGATGGACTTCGACCTATATAGGAATAGGTGTATTGGCGGCATATATACCAATCTGGTACTACACACAGCATAAATCCTATAAAGAAGCAGAGGCTGCATCAACAATGAGTGCCTGA
- the mtbC gene encoding dimethylamine corrinoid protein MtbC: MADREALLKEIADAIISCKKDSVTEAVNKARGDLEASDIIENGLAAGMNEVGMKFERGKLFLPHVMMAAEAMTDAVKTLEEDMPTEQRGKPLGVVVNGTVEGDVHDIGKSIVSTMLQASGFEVYDIGRDVPAQDFIDKIKEVNANVVGISALMTTTLPGQKDIIELLKEAGMRDDTVVMVGGAPATQAWADKIGADIYAENASIAVNKTKEKLGASK; encoded by the coding sequence ATGGCAGATAGAGAAGCACTATTAAAAGAAATAGCTGATGCTATAATATCCTGTAAAAAGGATAGCGTAACAGAAGCTGTAAACAAAGCAAGAGGCGACCTCGAGGCATCAGACATCATCGAAAACGGTCTTGCAGCCGGGATGAACGAAGTCGGTATGAAGTTTGAGAGAGGTAAACTGTTCTTACCGCATGTGATGATGGCTGCTGAAGCCATGACAGACGCAGTCAAAACACTCGAAGAAGACATGCCGACAGAACAAAGGGGTAAACCACTTGGTGTAGTTGTCAATGGTACAGTAGAAGGAGATGTACACGACATCGGCAAATCCATTGTGTCCACAATGCTGCAGGCATCCGGATTTGAAGTCTATGACATCGGAAGGGATGTACCTGCACAGGACTTTATTGACAAGATAAAAGAAGTTAATGCCAATGTAGTCGGAATCTCTGCACTCATGACCACAACACTACCAGGTCAGAAGGACATCATCGAGCTTCTCAAAGAAGCTGGAATGAGAGACGATACCGTTGTTATGGTAGGTGGAGCACCAGCAACCCAGGCATGGGCTGACAAGATAGGTGCCGATATTTATGCAGAAAACGCAAGTATAGCAGTAAACAAGACCAAAGAAAAACTCGGTGCATCCAAATAA
- the hdrA2 gene encoding CoB-CoM heterodisulfide reductase HdrA2: protein MKIGIYICHCGLNIAHVINMDTLQDKIKKEFKDIEIVRDIQFMCSDTGQEAIIEDIKEHNIDRVLIAACSPKLHEKTFQQVIENAGVNPYLLEIVNIREQCSWVHKQHPEMATQKAFDLIKMGVAKLKNLEPLEVKKVSINRNVLVIGGGVAGIEAALNLADAGYHVYMVEKEPSIGGKMALLNEVFPTNDCSICVLAPKMTEVSNHPNIELYTNSEITEITGSVGNFTVKGLKKPRYVSEDKCKGCIEECSSVCPVEISNPFDYGIGKIKAISMPFPQAVPQCAYINDEYCVGCGLCRQVCPADAVDYEQKEEEFSFDAGAVIVATGYNVFDASRKEEYGYSKYPDVITNMELERMINASGPTHGKVVVPSTKEIPQKVAFIHCVGSRDETVGNPYCSKVCCMSAIKNAQLLKERYPEMDIRLHYIDIRASGEMYEEYYTNAQSMGIQFVRGKVAEIQEDNSGKPVLRYEDTLENKIFEETYDLVVLSVGLEANKDEKISSMLNLSTRSDGFYTVSHPKMRPVESNIDGVYIAGCASGPKEIQISIAQGSAVASKAMQLLSRGELETDPMSAFVDTDKCTGCGICQDVCKFGKIKLYNHKAEVDELSCHGCGSCSAACPEDAIYMRNQTDAQIHSQIEAALEVKDEFPLIVSFLCNWCSYACADLAGTSRIQYPTNVRIIRVMCAGRVDPEFVLTAFEKGADGVMVSGCRLGECHYVYGNYNAKQRMDVLKDVLEEIDINPNRLNVEWISASECNRFAESIENFVEELEKIGPIGSEILEAPNAEHTG, encoded by the coding sequence ATGAAAATTGGAATATATATATGCCACTGTGGTTTAAATATTGCACATGTTATCAATATGGATACCCTGCAGGACAAAATAAAAAAAGAGTTTAAAGATATTGAAATTGTCAGGGATATACAGTTCATGTGTTCTGATACAGGACAGGAAGCAATCATTGAAGATATAAAAGAGCATAATATAGACAGAGTACTTATAGCAGCATGTTCTCCCAAATTACATGAAAAAACATTCCAGCAGGTAATTGAAAATGCAGGAGTAAATCCATATTTGCTGGAAATTGTAAATATCAGAGAACAATGTTCATGGGTGCATAAACAACATCCAGAAATGGCAACCCAAAAAGCCTTTGACCTGATTAAAATGGGGGTTGCCAAACTGAAAAACCTTGAACCACTTGAAGTTAAAAAAGTGTCTATAAATAGAAATGTCCTTGTTATCGGTGGTGGAGTAGCCGGGATAGAAGCAGCGCTTAATTTAGCCGATGCAGGTTATCATGTATACATGGTTGAAAAAGAACCCAGCATAGGCGGAAAGATGGCGCTTTTGAATGAAGTCTTCCCTACAAATGATTGTTCCATCTGTGTACTTGCCCCGAAAATGACAGAAGTATCCAATCACCCAAACATAGAACTTTATACAAATTCAGAAATAACCGAAATAACAGGTTCAGTAGGAAATTTCACTGTAAAAGGATTAAAAAAACCCAGATATGTTTCTGAAGATAAATGCAAAGGCTGCATAGAAGAGTGTTCCAGTGTCTGTCCTGTTGAAATATCCAATCCATTTGATTATGGTATAGGAAAGATAAAAGCCATAAGTATGCCGTTCCCTCAGGCTGTCCCCCAGTGTGCATATATCAATGATGAGTACTGTGTGGGTTGTGGATTGTGCAGACAGGTATGCCCTGCTGATGCTGTAGATTATGAACAAAAAGAAGAAGAATTTTCCTTTGATGCTGGTGCGGTTATTGTTGCTACAGGATACAATGTATTTGATGCATCACGTAAAGAAGAATACGGCTACAGCAAATATCCTGATGTGATTACTAATATGGAACTGGAGCGTATGATAAATGCATCAGGTCCAACTCACGGAAAAGTAGTAGTTCCTTCCACCAAAGAAATTCCTCAGAAAGTGGCTTTTATACATTGTGTCGGTTCAAGAGATGAAACAGTAGGAAACCCCTATTGTTCAAAAGTATGCTGTATGTCAGCTATAAAAAATGCTCAATTGCTAAAAGAAAGATATCCAGAAATGGACATCAGACTCCACTATATAGACATAAGAGCATCAGGTGAAATGTATGAAGAATATTATACAAACGCTCAATCAATGGGCATCCAGTTTGTAAGGGGCAAAGTCGCCGAAATACAAGAGGATAACAGCGGAAAGCCGGTTCTAAGGTATGAAGATACACTTGAAAACAAAATTTTTGAAGAGACCTATGACCTTGTAGTCCTTTCAGTTGGACTCGAAGCGAATAAAGATGAAAAAATTTCCAGCATGCTGAATTTGAGCACACGCTCGGACGGATTTTATACCGTGTCCCATCCAAAAATGCGTCCTGTTGAATCCAATATCGATGGTGTATATATTGCAGGTTGTGCATCAGGACCAAAAGAAATACAGATATCAATTGCTCAGGGCAGTGCTGTAGCATCTAAAGCCATGCAGCTTTTGAGCAGGGGTGAACTTGAAACAGACCCGATGAGTGCTTTTGTAGATACTGATAAATGTACAGGATGCGGTATCTGCCAGGATGTATGCAAATTCGGCAAAATTAAACTGTATAACCATAAAGCTGAAGTTGATGAACTCTCCTGTCATGGATGCGGTTCATGCAGTGCTGCATGTCCAGAAGATGCCATATATATGCGAAACCAGACAGATGCACAGATACATTCCCAGATAGAAGCAGCTCTTGAAGTAAAAGATGAATTTCCTCTGATTGTAAGTTTTCTGTGTAACTGGTGTAGCTACGCCTGTGCAGACCTTGCCGGGACATCACGCATCCAGTATCCTACAAATGTAAGGATTATCAGAGTTATGTGTGCAGGACGTGTAGACCCAGAATTCGTACTTACCGCTTTTGAAAAAGGTGCTGATGGTGTCATGGTCTCAGGATGCCGTCTCGGTGAATGCCATTATGTATATGGGAACTACAATGCAAAACAGAGAATGGACGTCCTAAAAGATGTGCTGGAAGAGATTGATATAAACCCGAACCGTCTTAATGTTGAATGGATATCCGCATCTGAATGCAACAGATTTGCCGAATCCATTGAAAATTTTGTTGAGGAACTGGAAAAAATAGGTCCAATAGGTTCTGAAATCCTGGAGGCACCAAATGCAGAACACACCGGATGA